GCGATCGATACGGTAGGCGAACCGTTGCCGAGCGAAACGCTCGACTTCTGTCGTGCGGCTGACGCCGTTCTCCTCGGCGCTGTCGGTGGCCCGCGCTGGGACGCGGCCGGGGCACGCGTGCGACCCGAGCAGGGATTGTTGGCCATCCGACGCGCGCTCGGACTCTATGCCAACCTGCGACCCGTCGTGCCGTATGCGTCGCTCGCGGGAATGTCTCCGTTTCGTCCGGAGCACCTGACGAGCGTCGACATTCTCGTCGTCCGCGAGCTCACCGGCGGTATCTATTTCGGCGAGAAGCGGCTCGAGCGCACGCCCACCGGTGATGGCGAGATCGCGACTGACGTCTGCACGTATACGACTGGCGAGATCGAGCGGATCGTTCGCATCGCCGCCGAGATGGCCCGCGCGCGGCGACGACGTCTCACCTCGGTCGACAAAGCCAACGTGCTCGAGACGTCGCGTCTCTGGCGGAGGACCGTCACTCGCGTCATCGCGGACGAGTTCCCCGACGTTGCGGTCGAGCATATGCTCGTCGACACCTGCGCGATGCGTCTCGTTCAGCGCCCGTCGGACTTCGACGTCATCGTGACGGAGAACATGTTTGGCGACATCCTCACCGACGAGGCGGCGGTCCTGTCCGGATCGATCGGTCTCCTGCCATCGGCATCACTCGGCGCGCCCGACGGTAATGCTCGTCGCGCAGGGCTTTATGAACCAATACATGGCTCGGCGCCGGACATCGCGGGTCGCGGCATCGCGAACCCGATCGGGGCGATCTTGAGCGCGGCGCTGCTTCTTCGCTACTCGCTCGGCCTCGAAGAGGAGGCACGTGCAGTCGAGGCGGCGGTGCGCCTAACGGTCGAGGAAGGCGTTCTCACCCGCGACCTGACCACCGATGCCACGCGCGCCGCGACGACGCGCGCGGTGACCGAGCGGGTCGTCGCCAACGTCGTTCATCGGGCAGCGTCGGCCGGCGCTGCGCAACGCGCTCATTCAGATCGCTCCCCCACTCACGCAGTCAGCCCGGGTACGGATCAGCAGCGGGCAGGCTCGCCAGGTTTGTCACACTCGTCGTGAACAACTCGCTGAGATTCGGCGGATGATAGTCGCCTCGGCGCAAGCGTTTGAGAACTGAGACGTCAATGAGCGCGCCCGTTTGCAATGTGCGACGTCGGCCCAGGCCGATCGCTGGCCGACGGCGCTTCGTCGTCGGATTGTAGACGAGCTTCGGGACGAACTCGGCGATCCACCACGCTCCCTCGAGCGATTCGTGTTGCGGCTCGGCCCATGGCTCAGCGGGTAACGGCGATCGTCCGCGCACGTGCGCAAGGCGATCCTCGTCAACGAGCAAACCGGCAGCGCGAGCCTCGTTGAGCATCCACTCAAAGGTGACCCTCCAGAGACCGCCCTGGTCTTCGGGATATCCTCCTCCGACGTCGCTGTGGACGCCCGCAAACCAGATCTCCTTCGCATCCTGCCCGGGTTGTGGCGCGATCCGGTTCTGACGAAAGAACCAGCGCCGCTCGTCGATCGAGACCGCGTGCCGGACGACGCTGACGTTAGGCAACTTGGCCGTGAAGGGATACGCGGGTGCATTCCACACCCAACCGACCGAAGAGACCGTGTCCCAGACACCGAGAAAGTGAATCGGGAAGCGTGCGTCCTCGCGGCCAGGAATCTGCCGCGCGAACGACTGCCGGAACGAGTTCAGCACGTGCCAGTACTCGTCGGATGAGCTCTGTCGCAGTGAGCCGAACAACCGCGTCACGTAAGGCAGGAGCTGGGTGTTGCCCTTCGGCAAGAGGCCGAGGGCGTAGAGCGCGGCGGCGAGCATGCGCGCCGTGTATGCGCCGCGGCTGAATCCGAAGAGAAAAACGCGATCGCCAGGCTCCCACACCTCCATGAGATGCGCGTACGCCGTGCTGACCTTGTCTTTGATGTCCGTCGCGAAGGCGAGGGCCATCCAGCGTGACACCGTTCGACCGACGCGCGTGAGCACGCCTTGTTCGGGCAACGTGCCAACGCCTGGGTCGTAGTAGCACAGCTGCTGCGCCGGATCTCGCGCTACCAGTTCCGCGATCCGCACGACATTTGTGTTGCAGATGCCGAACTGGTTGTTCGTGCCATCGCAACAGATGATGATGTTCCTCGGCAAGAGTCGGTTACCGTTATTTGAGTATGCCATCGAGATTTACTGGATGGTACGACGTTCGCTCGTTCGTACCAAGCAGAGCGCCATGCTGTCGACGCTTATCCAGTGAATGGCCGCACCGGCTATGCCGATCCGGCCATTCCTGCATACGACTCATGGTGGGAGTAGCAGAGAGAGGTCTTTTACGGAGTTGGAGTGGGCGACGGGCTCGGCGAAGGGGAGGGCGACGGCGAAGGAGACGGCGAAGGCGTGGGATTGGTTTTGTCGTTCCGTCCGACGTTGGAGCCGCAGGAGCAGCCACTTTCGCTGACTTCGCTGACGCTGAGCGAGTACGCCCGCGACGCCAGAGCGGAGGACCGCTGCGGACCGGTTACGTTCGTGCCACTGCAGCCGCTGACGGCGAGGCCGACGACACTGAACAGCACGAGGGCGGGTGACAGGAATGGGCGTGACATGGGAAACCTCCACAAAAAGGCTGCAGGTTGAGAGTCGATCAGGAGATCGTCACCCGTCGGTAAGATGCGGTCACATCTGCGTCCGCCTTCGCCGATTGCGCGCGCGTCGAGCAACTGCAGTCAATTTGCGTTGCGATGGTGCAAAGCGCGATGACGCATGTAGCAGGTTGTTGATGATCTTTGCAACAGTCGGCGTGCAACTAATGTTACAGATCTAGCGCGAGCCGTCGCTCACCATCGCTGCGACATCGCCTCTCCGTGGCAGCGCAGCGGAGGCGAGGTTCGCAATGGCAATCGGACGCAGCGAGAGCCAGGCGTCGCCGTCGTCACGAAGCCGTCCCGGCGTACTGACCTGGGAATAGAGCGAATCAGCCCGAGTGCGCGCCCCGGCGAGCCGTAGTGCATCGGCCTGGAGGAGCGCCAGGGCGCACTCGGAGCGGCCATAGAACGATTGCGCTCGCGTCCGATCCAGTTGACGGATCGCCGAAGCGTAGTCGCCGTGTACGAACGCGTCCGCAGCATCGATAGTAATCTGTGCCAGTACGTGACTGCGCAGATTCCGCCCGGCATCCCGTTCGGCGACGATGGCGCGGAGAGTGGCGAGGCTCTCCTGATCACCGGCGGCCGCGGCCACGAATGCCGCGAGCTCCGCGAGCCGTGCCGTCGCCGGCGGCGACAGATCGGTACTGTCGAGGCGCGTGATCGCCGCGCGGAGGAGCGCGCGGCCACGTTCGGGCGATCCGTTGACTGACGAGAGCTCGTTGCGCGCCTGAAACAACTCGGCGCGAATCGCGAATTGCGCGTGTAACGTCGCTATGACCACCGCGCCGTAATTCGCCGCCTCGCGAACGCGGCCGAGCGAGAGCAGCAGCGCCTGACGCGTTGGTGCGAGCTCCATGTTGGGCCGACCGCGCACGACTGGGGGTGCGATGCTGTCGATGAGGCGTTGCAAGCCGGGCAAGTCGGCCCGCAGGAGGTACTCCGCGATGCGCACCTGCTGCTCGAGATAGGGCCACCGCGCGCCGGCGCCGCGCGCGAGCGCCAGCGCACGCGCCGTATCTCGCAGTGCCAACAGCGCGATCATGCGGTTCCGTATTTGAGGCGCGGCGGTCGAGTCGATACCCAGCGCGCTGTCGGCTGCCGCTGCCGCGTCCTCGAATGCACCGGTCGCCAAGTCCGTCCAGACCGCGCCCTCGTAGCCTAACGACTCTCGCGGATAGGCCGCGCGCAGCGCCCGCCAGTACCCGAGCGCGCTGTCGGGCCGATCGAGGACGACCTGGGCATAGCGCGCACGAACGAGAAGGCGCTCGCGCACCGGAAGCCGCGCGCTCAGACGGTACGCTCGGCCGAGGTGCTCCTCGGCACGATGCTCCTGATCGACGTACCAGAGCAGATCACCAACGAGATAATGCGCGAGCGCGAAATCACTGTCGTGCGCCACGGCCGCTTCGCCGTACGCGATCGCCGCCGGCCGGTCGAGCCGCGCGAGCGCGGCACGGGCGAGCGTGTACGCACGCAGCGCCTCGAGCGAGCTGGTGGTGATGGCCGGTAATGGCACGCCATTGTCCACGCGCGCGCGAGTCGCTCGGCCGCGAAGCTCCGATCCGATCTCGGCGAGCGCACGAACGACATCGTCGTTCGTGCGCGGCCTCGTCGAGAGCACCGCCATGGGAGTCGTCCGAGTCGGATCCAGCAAGCGCGCGACGATCTCGATGCTGCTACCGAGCGTCGCGATTCGACCGACGATCACCAACGAGGCACCATTTCGCAGTGCCACATCGTCGGCCACCGCTTCCGTGAGTGGCACCGTGGGCGGCAGCTTCATGAGACGAAGCGTGCTGGCGACGACACCGTCATCCAGCACGATTACGTCGGGCGTTCGCTCGAGCTCCGCGCGCACCACCTCGCGCGCGGCGAGCGAGAGCAGCGTATCGGGACTCGCGATCTCACCCAACACGACGAGTCGCGCTGTCGCGCGACTTTCGACGCGTAACGCGCGGAGCACCATGCCGCCGCCAAACAAAAGCAGGGAAGCGGCGACGAGCGGCAGGCTGGCACGAAGACTCCGCCGCCAGCGCCTTTCGCGGTCCGGCGGCTCGTTCGGCGGCGCGGATTCGTCTTCGACCACCGCTGGTTTCTTGGCTGCCGGGAGTGCTCTCTCAGGGTTGGCCGGGCGCGCCAGCTCCGCCGCGAGTTGCGTGACTGACGGCTCGGCGTCGACGTCCAACTCTCCGCGGACGACCTGCGCGTAGAGCTGCGCGTGATGGATTGCGGCCGGCCGATCGCCGGCACGCGCGAGCGCATTCATCGCGGCCAAGGCGTGACGCGCGCTCAGCGGATCGAGCGCCGCGACGCGGAGGCGAAGCTCGGCCGCAGCCGAGAAATCGCCGCGATTCGTCGCCGCGACCGCCAGCATTTCTACTGCGTGCACGTGTTTTGTCGCGAGCTCGCGACGACGAGCCTCCGCCCAACGCTCGAACTCGGCCGCGCCCGAAACGAAAAAACCGTCGAGAAATGGCCCGGCGTAAACGGCGACGGCGCGCTCCATCGATCCCACCTGCAACGCGTCCTCGAAGTCGCCAACGTCACTCGTTAGATCATCGTCGAACACAAGATCATCTGCTCCACCGGTGATCACCGACGCCCCGAGGTCACGGCGAAGCTCGTAAACCAATTGGGCGAGCGCATGGCGGCCGCGGTCCTGGTCGCGTTCGGGCCAGAGCAGCCCCAAGAGCCGGTCGCGACTGACGGGCTTCCGCCGCGCAGATGCGAGGAGCACGAGCAGCGCGAGACGACGGCGCTGCGTATTGCGGCCTTTCAACGGAATGCCGTCCCGCTCGAGCGTGACGGCACCGAACGTCCGGAGCCGGATCATCTTCGCCCCTGACTCCTAACTGAGACACAACTGATCGCCTGAGCACAATCATACGCGCCGTTGTCTGTCCCGCAACTCTCTCTCGGGGCGGAGCGGATGTGCCGCAGGTCGTTCAGAGCTCAGCTGGACCGTACTCAGGGACGCCTAACGTGACGGCCGTACGCTGTGCATCGCGCCGGCGCAGCTTCCCTGCGTCGAAAGACCAACGGCCTGTCGCAGTACGACGAGTGCGTCGCCTGCATCGAGACCGCCGTTGCAGTTCGCGTCGCCGGCCGGAAGCACCTGCACCAGCGTGCCGAGGACGGTTTTGCCGACATCGAGGTTCGCCAGGGCTTCGGCGACGAGGAGCGCATCGTTCGCATCGACGACGCCATCGAGATTCAGGTCACCGCGCAGCACCGCGACCGGTGCGACGACGGGCGCGACCCAGATCCCGCGGCCATACGTCGCCGCAACGAGTCGCTGGTTCATCTTATCGTAGACGAGATCGTTTACTTCCACGTTAGGCAAGCCGCCCGCAGCCGTCTGCCAGGACGTTCCAGCATCGCTGCTCAACCAGACACCGACATCCGTGCCCACCGCAATCGCGCTTGCGGAGCCCACGAAGGTGATCGCGTTCGCCGGCACATCTGGCAGCGCGCTCCCGCCGGTCCCACTGATCGCCGACCACGTCATGCCCGCATCGTGGGATTCCCACAGGTGAGGCGTGCCAAATCCGCCGACGGCCGCCACCAGATGCGCTGCATCTGCAGGATCCAGCGCGAGGCCGTTGACGAAACGATCTGGAAGTCCGGATCCGCCCGCCGCGAACGTGACGCCGCCATCGACGCTCAAGCGTACGAGTCCATCGCTCGTGCCGACATATATGGTATCCGGGTCCGTGCGCGCGATCGCGATGCGGGTGATGGCGCCCGCTCCCTTGGTGAGATCCGAGCTCGCTGACACCTGCTGCCAGGTGTACTCATCGGTCGTTCGATACAGACGCTGCGTGCCGAAGTAGAGTGTACTGGAAATGAGAGGGTGCATAACGAGCGGTGGAAGATACAGGGCACGGTCGCTCGGGTCGACACCATCGTTCACGGAACGAATGACACCGTTCCCGAAGCGAGCAATGCCCGGACCGGGAGCGAAACCATTCCATTGTGCCTCCAACCAGAGCACATCCCCTGCGGCGCTGAACGCCGTGTACCCTCCATCGCCTGACCACAGCCCGTCCCAGTTCGGCAGGCCGTTGGATTCGATGACGCCGTTGTCCTGCGTCCCACCAACCAGATATGCATTCAGATTCGGACTGATCGATACGCCGGGATAGAACATCGTGATCTCCAGTCCGGCGCTCCGACTCACCCAGCTGTCGCCGCCATCAGTCGAAATGAACACGCCTCCATCGGATGCGCCGACCAGGCGCGAGTGGTCCGTGGGATCGATCCTGACGGCGTGCCAATCGACGTGCACCTCGGCTCCGATTCGGCTGAAGCTCGCGCCGCCATCGGTCGAGCGAAACAGCCGCTCACCGCCAAGGTAGATTCGATTTGCATCCGTCGGGTCGACGGTTATCAGCAGGTCGTAGCCAGTCTGTTTTCCGATGTCGCCGCGCGGATCATCCGTGCGCAACCCCGCTGCGACGAGCTTCGTCCACTGTCCGTTTGCATCGTTCCACCTCCACAGCCCCTCGAACTCGCCGATGCTGCCGTCGTAATTGCCGACGGCGACCCACACCTGGTCGGGAGCGGCCGCCGACGTCGCCAACTGCACGCGCTCGATGCGGTCGCTCGTTAGGCCGGATGGCAGCGGGAGCAGCGTCCACGTGGCGCCCTTGTCCGCCGAGCGAAGCAACCCACCCTGTGACACGGTGCTCGTGCTCGCTCCGGCGAAGAGGATGTTGGGGTCGCGGGCGCTTGCCACGAGGCTGACTGTCCAACCGGTGTTGCTCAGTGACCAGCTCTGGCCGCTATCCGTCGAGCGAAAGATGCCGGTCGTTGTCGCCACCAACAGGACGGTGCTGCTCGTGGTGCCCGCGGTTGTGGGGTCGACGTACACGGCGCCCGTGGCGGAATAGTAGACGCCGGCATCCGGTCCGAGTTCAGCCGCCCCGAAGAGCTGCCAGCTTCTCCCGCCATCGACGGATCGCAGCATGCCGCAGCCGAACGATTCGTCATTCAACTCGCCCGTTCCCGCGTACACGATGTCGGGATTCCTGGGATCGACGGCGATGCCGCCGATGTTGAGTGAACACTGATCATCCGTGAGTGGTGCCCAGGTGCTTCCGCCGTCGCCGGTCTTCCAGACGCCACCGCCGGCAGAGCCCGCGTAGACCGTGTTGCGATTCGAGGGATCGATCGCCACGTCGGCGACGCGGCCGGCGTCGAGCTGCGGAGCGGAGAGGTAGTAGTTCGTCCGCTGGAGGATGGACCACGGTCCTTCCGAGGTCCACTGGGCGCCCGTGGCCAGCACGTCCGCCGAAATGCGCGGTGCGAGCGTCCGTGATGAGCTGCGCCGGAGTCGCATGATCTCCCGCAAGCCGCTGCTTGGGATTTGTTGATGCGGATAGGCGCGCTGCAGGCGATGATAGCGCCGGCGGGCAGCGACGTCTTCCTCGCGGCGTTGCGCCGCAACGGCGTGGCTGACGACGCCGAGCATCATCGCGAGCATGAATTGACGTGTGAGCGATCGCTGAATCTTCACTGTTATCCTCGCCGTCATCGCACCGTGAACCCGGTGCTCGCACCAGCCGATCGCAGTCGCGAGCGGAGATCCTCGTGTTGCGCGGAGTGAAGCTCACTGAACGACAGCTGCAGCCCATCGAGCGCCGCCGCGCCGCGCGCGGTGCGTACCTGCCACGACAGGCGAAAGAGATCGGCGCTCGCGAGTCCGCCGACGGCAAAGCCGGCGACGCGCACGCTTGGACCGACGGCATTGCTGACGCGCGTGGCCTTGTCGTCGAGCGGGAGCTCGCCGGCAAAGCGAAGCGCGAGCGTGTCGTAGGTCACGCGAGCCGTGTAGCTCGCGACCCGTGGGGTGCCGTTAGGCGCGCCAACCAGCCGCGCTGTGACGCTGACGACCGAACCCATGCGAGGCGCGCTGTCCGAGAGCATGAGAACCACACCGACGTCTCGTCCCGACAACGTCGATTCCGGGAGGGCGCGTCGCTCGGGCTCGAGGCAGGACAGAGCGAGAACGGCCAAGAGTACGGCGCCCAGTCGCATCGGCCGCGCGAGGCGGTGACGAGGCATCATTTGATGACCAGTGGATAATGAGTGGATGTCGTTTGCGAGAGGAGCGACGATTCATCGAGCGCGACGACGTCGAGAGGGACAACGAACAACCCACCGGCGCCGCCAGCCGGGCCGAGGTCGGTGCGCGCGACGAGACGGAATGTGATGAGCTCCTCGCTCCCGCTCAGGCCATTGGCGTATGCGGCCGTGAGCCTAACGATTGAGCTCGTGTAGACCTCCGCGCCGCTGGCCGTGACGCCGGACCCCACGGAGATGGCATCGAGGAAGGTCGCAACACCCGTGGATTTCGGGGTCAGGTCGCCCGACCAGCTGACGAGAATGCTCGCCGCGCCCACGGTCGAAGTGCGGCTGTCCATCACCACGGTGACGGAGATGGTATCGCCCGCATGCCAGTTGGTGCGCGACAGGGTAGTGTAGAGCACCGGCCCGTTAGGCTTCGTGACTTGCACCCAGATCGAATCGGCGACGCCCGCAGTGGCGGTCGCGACGACCCAGGCCGCGCCCTCCGCGACGCCGGTGACCGTTCCGTGTGCGTCGACGCTCGCTACACTTGGCGCACGGGTCGCGTACGTAATCGCCACGCCACTCAGCGCCGCGCCCGTGCTGTCTCGCACCGCCGTTGTCGGAGCGACTGTCGCGTTAGGCGAGAGGAGATAGACCTTTCCCGCCGGCGACTCGTAGGAGATTGACGCTGGAATGGCGAGCGGCGGAGCCACGTTCAGCGCCGCCGACGTCGCCGCGGCGACGGCCGTCGCCGTGAACGTCAACGTCACCGGGCCCGATCCCGTGAGGCTCAGGTCGACGAAAGTCGCGACGCCCGCAACCGCGGTCACTGAGAGCGATCCGGAAAGACTCGCACTGCCGCTGCTCACGGCAGCAGTCACACTTGTCGTCGACGACGTGACGAGGTTGCCCGCCTGGTCTCTCACCTCGACCACGGGTTGTGTCGTGAGAGCTGCTTTCGACACCGCGCCGGCGGGCTGCGTTCGGATCGCGAGCTGCGTCGCCGCGCCGGGCGTCACGGTGACCGTAACGGAAGAGGAGGAAACGCTACCGGCGGATGCGGCAATCCCGGACGTTCCAGTCCGCGCACCAGTGACCCTTCCCGATTGCTCGATGATTCCGACGGTCGGATCCGACGACATCCACGTCACGGTCAGCCCAGGAATCGAGTTTCCGTCGCGGTTGCGGACGTCTGCCGAAAACGACACCGAGCTCCCCGAGGCGATGGTTTGCGACGTGGACGGTGTGATGACGACCGTCGCCGGTGTCGTGTCGGGCGCGGTGCCGTGATCGCCCCCCGAGCCTCCACAACCTCCAACCGCCAGCAGTCCAATGGCGAACAGGCCAATGGGACAACGCGCGCGTGCTGACTGCCTTCGCATGCGCATCTCCACTCGTGTGATCCAACGCGCAGCTCGCCACGAGCGACCCGCGGCCGAGCTGAATCCTGCGACACGAGCATAGGCATCCGGAGTCAGCCGCCGATCAGATCACGATCAGTTGGCGCGTATTAATGAGCGTCATCGTGGCCAGCACTCGGACTCGCGCACCGCGAGGCGGTGTCGCCGAACGACTGTCGGAGCCTCCACTGACGCTCAACTGATTGCCATCTGATCTGCTCGCGCGATGATGTGTGTTGCGTGATGCGCCCGATTAGCACCCTGACCCGCATCGCTACCGCACATACCCATGGCCACTTCCACTAGACGTCAACGATGGCTACGCCTCCCTATGGTTGTGGTGGCACTCGTCGTCGCCGCCAGGCGTCTCACGCGTGCCCAAGGAGGAAATTCCCAATCGGGCAGTAATCCCCCGAACATGGGCTTTTATCACGGCGGCTGGTGTTCGCGAACGGCGGCCGACATCCGCAGTCAATACGACGCGGCTATGCGCGAATACGCCGCCGCGGAAGAGAGGCACGCCGCCGCCGTGAGAGCGAGCGCGGATGCTGCGGCACACCACGATATCGAAAAGGCCGACCAGGCAACGGCAGCGGCGGACGCGGCGCAGGATGAGATGGACGAGCTCCGCAGCCTCATCGCGCAACTGCGACGCGAATGGAGCAACATTCGGGGGTCGTGCGGCCTTCCCAGCGACATCGGCAATCAGGATCCGGGTGCGAGTCCCGCACAGTCCTCGGGCTCGAGTCCGAGCGGCGGCTCCGGAGGAGGCGGCCGTGGGGCATCGGGCGGTGGAGGTGGTGGCGCGGGTAGCGGCTCGTCCGGCAGCAACACCGGATCGGCCGGGGGCGGGAACACTGGCGAGACTTCCGGGACGCTGGAGTACGAGTGGCTCGTCATTCCGCCGCCTAACGGCGCCGCGAACCGCCGCCAAGGATTCGGCGTGCTCCTCGGCCGCCACATCGCCGCACGAAAGAGCCTTCGACTCGCGCTCGACAGCATCGATCATCCCGCGCTCTTGCGCGACAGCGTCGGCGTCGTGAGTTCGCGAACGCTGCAACCCAACCCGGCGCCGGCCGACGCGTCACCCATTCTTCGCACAGGGCTCGAGGCCGTCGGTTTCCTCGAGCGTGAAGTCGCAGATCTGCAGGACTACCGAGTGGACTATGGCCGCTACCTTGGCGCGCTCGACGCGCGCAACACGGCGGCGGCCACGGACCAAGCCAACGCGACGATCGAGTTGATGAAGGACGCGATCAATTCCGCCAACGAGTCCACCGCCCGATTCTCGCTAACGGCAAAGGCGCTCGAGGCGGTGCTGGCGCCGGAGGCGTCCTTGCCGAGTGGAGCTCGCAAGCACTTTCGCCCTTCTATCGCGCCCAGTCTGGAGCAGGAGCTGGAAAGCGCCGGTCTGACGTCGAGCGACGTCGCTCACGTCATCGATGACATGAAGAGCACCAGGCCGGACCAGATCGATGCCAGTCTCGGTCGCTCAGCTCGACAGATCGCCGCGGATTTTCTCGTCGCGAACGCTCTGTCTGCGTCAGGCAAGTGGCCCCGGCCACCCGAGCTGCCCGAGCTCGATGGCGCGTATGCCATGGCGATGGCCGCCGTGGCGCGGCGCGTTCCCGACCACACTGAAGCGGCCGCGACACAGGCCGGAACGTCCGCGGGTGGAGTGTCATCCCATTCGAGCGGCGCGGCGTGGATCGTGGGAGGAGCTGCGGCTCTCCTACTCATCGGCGGTGGAGGATTCTCCTGGGCACGCGCTCGTCGGCGGAGCTCATGATGCCCGGGTTCCCTGAGCGTCGCGCAAACTCGAGCACGAAGGAGGACGCATGATCTTCTTCTCTCATATCTGGGATGGCGTGCTGAAACTCGCCTCGCTCTTCGCCGTGGTAATGCTGCTCATGACGCTGCACATTGAAGACCGCCTCGAGAGCATGGGCGTCTCCTCGAGCACGGCGACCTTCGTTGTGGTCGTGTTACTGATGGCGATCTGGATTCCGCTCTATCGACAGGGTTTGTCGACGCTCGCCGCATGGCTGTATGCAAACGTGAATCTTGGCGCGAGAGTCTCGTTCTCGGAGGCGCGGCAGCTCGCGAGAATCTTTCAGCTCGATCTCTCTCTGAAGTGGGTTCCGCTCAAAGAAGTGCGTCGGCTGCCGAGGCCGCAGCGGCGAGACGCCCTTCTCTCGGCGCTCACCGGCTTGATGCCGCATCGCAAGGCAATGCTGATCTGAACCGCCCTGTCCGAGTCGGGCACGACTAGTCGATTCGTTTCGCGTGGGCGCTCTCGCCGCCCTGGTGCACGATCAGCTCTATCGCCTTGCCGCGGCCATCCGTCACGAACGACACCCGCGCGTCGAACGCTTTCACAAAGAAATCGTGGTCGCCCTCCGGCAGGATCTCGAACGGCGGCTGACCGGCGACCTGCGTGAGGAAACGCTCATTCTCGCGCGTGACGGTCATGACTGCGCCGCCCGGCAGCTGGTAGCGACCGACGTACGCGTCAAAGATCTTCGGATCGATCGCCACTGCCCGATGCTCCTTCGAGGATTCAACCAGCCGTGAGAGAATGTCAACGGCGAGTCGGTCGCCGTTCACCTTCCCGCCCGTCACGTTCCTGAACAGCACGACGCCGACTTCCGCCGGCCGGCTGAAGTACATCGATGCGCCGTAGCCGGCCACGCCGCCGTTATGGCCGGTGAAGGCGAAGGCCTGGCGACGCATGGCCATGAACCCGAGTCCGTAGCCCGATCCCAACTCCGACGACGACGCCACCACGCCGCCGAACGCCGAGTCGAGGCGGGCTGACGGTAGCACGCTCGCGGGGCCGTGACCGAGCTCGAACTCCACGAATCGACTCAGGTCGTCGACCGTAGTGAAGATGGCGCCGTTAGGCACCTTGTATCCGCGCCCCTCGCGTCCCTCCTTCGCCGCCGTCAGGCTGTCGATCGCGCCGCCGCGGCTCACGTCATAGCCTGTCGCAACGTCGGCGGCGATGCTCGGATCGATCTCGAAGCGCGTACGCGTCATCCCGAGCGGCTCGAGTACGTGCGTCCGCTCCCACGTGGTATACGGCACGCCGGCGGCGCGGCCCAGCGCGGCGCCGAGAATGGCGTAGCCAATGTTCGAATAGAGGAAGCGC
The Gemmatimonadaceae bacterium DNA segment above includes these coding regions:
- a CDS encoding serine hydrolase; translation: MKTVARVFANAIPLLLAAAATLDAQALARRVEPALPGIDSLVAAEFAKDSVGSITVGVVAGGDLVWTRSYGFANRATRRLADRNTVYRIGSITKPFTAVMLMQLEQAGKVRLADPVEKFFPEIRTVGGMPVGASPPTLLQLATMTAGLSREPREEGPFWSGPVAKWEETLISALPHTSYAYMPGTRFLYSNIGYAILGAALGRAAGVPYTTWERTHVLEPLGMTRTRFEIDPSIAADVATGYDVSRGGAIDSLTAAKEGREGRGYKVPNGAIFTTVDDLSRFVEFELGHGPASVLPSARLDSAFGGVVASSSELGSGYGLGFMAMRRQAFAFTGHNGGVAGYGASMYFSRPAEVGVVLFRNVTGGKVNGDRLAVDILSRLVESSKEHRAVAIDPKIFDAYVGRYQLPGGAVMTVTRENERFLTQVAGQPPFEILPEGDHDFFVKAFDARVSFVTDGRGKAIELIVHQGGESAHAKRID